The following coding sequences are from one Eucalyptus grandis isolate ANBG69807.140 chromosome 11, ASM1654582v1, whole genome shotgun sequence window:
- the LOC104427233 gene encoding protein MAK16 homolog yields the protein MYWPKFLVHKTKQRLTKMTQMRIRMRKLALKTREKIMTTPRKEKKREARREEKAEKAAVLEKSIEKELLERLRKGVYGDIYNYPVKEYEKVLEMDSLQAANEDEEEEPEIEYVEGYDELEEELEDDIEDFGGLAINRVHATGDNGEDEDGDEDEDDDAEADRKRGRKESSLALRKVEKGDAGSKPKKRAKVLVEMWFSILSFDGEGERVGGRGSSLALMMGLVADGLSMKMQMKDKLRFIEGLLQAVMFLSGLVTQMGAAVSASSVACFPE from the exons ATGTATTGGCCAAAGTTTCTTGTTCATAAGACCAAGCAAAGGTTGACCAAAATGACTCAAATGCGTATCCGAATGAGGAAGCTTGCTCTGAAAACTAG GGAAAAGATTATGACGACAccgaggaaagaaaagaagagagaggctagaagggaggaaaaagcagaaaaggcGGCAGTTTTGGAAAAG AGTATTGAGAAAGAGCTATTAGAACGCCTAAGGAAAGGAGTCTATGGTGATATCTACAATTACCCTGTCAAAGAGTACGAAAAAGTCCTTGAGATGGATTCATTGCAGGCTgccaatgaagatgaagaggag GAACCTGAGATAGAGTATGTGGAAGGTTACGATGAACTTGAGGAAGAACTAGAAGATGATATTGAAGATTTTGGTGGTCTTGCTATAAATAGAGTTCATGCAACTGGTGACAATGGTGAAG atgaagatggtgatgaagatgaagatgatgatgcaGAAGCTGATCGGaagaggggaagaaaagaatcCTCCTTGGCTTTAAGAAAGGTTGAGAAAGGTGATGCTGGTTCTAAGCCCAAGAAAAGAGCTAAGGTTCTCGTTGAG ATGTGGTTCTCCATTTTGAGTTTTGATGGGGAGGGGGAAAGGGTGGGTGGAAGAGGGTCTTCATTAGCTCTGATGATGGGTTTAGTTGCTGATGG GTTGAGCATGAAAATGCAGATGAAAGACAAACTGCGGTTCATTGAGGGCTTGCTCCAAGCCGTCATGTTTTTGTCCGGCCTGGTAACCCAGATGGGGGCAGCTGTCTCGGCTTCGAGTGTGGCATGCTTTCCAGAatag